Proteins from one Setaria italica strain Yugu1 chromosome V, Setaria_italica_v2.0, whole genome shotgun sequence genomic window:
- the LOC101783265 gene encoding probable protein phosphatase 2C 50, giving the protein MATACPAGRAGGAAEARGAAGDAAGRGGSRRRSVYLTECVPVWGCATTRGRRAGMEDACAAVPRFADVPVRMLAGARELDALGIGVDAAAALQLPMHLFGVYDGHGGSEMANYCGDRIHVVLREVLSRAATGLEELGELDITEHWDKVFGDCFQKVDDEVSGEASRFCGGVSEVRRKPVAAANVGSTAVVAVVCSSHVIIANCGDSRVVLCRGKEPMVLSMDHKER; this is encoded by the exons ATGGCGACGGCGTGCCCGGCGGGACGCGCCGGTGGGGCAGCCGAGGCCCGCGGCGCTGCGGGGGACGCCGCCGGGAGGGGCGGCAGCAGGCGGAGGAGCGTGTACCTGACGGAGTGCGTGCCGGTGTGGGGCTGCGCCACgacccgcggccgccgcgcggggATGGAGGACGCGTGCGCCGCTGTGCCCCGCTTCGCCGACGTGCCGGTGCGGATGCTCGCGGGTGCGCGGGAGCTGGACGCGCTCGGGAtcggcgtcgacgccgccgccgccctgcagcTGCCCATGCACCTCTTCGGCGTGTACGACGGGCACGGCGGATCCGAG ATGGCCAACTACTGCGGGGACAGGATCCACGTCGTGCTGAGGGAGGTGCTGAGCAGAGCCGCGACAGGGTTGGAGGAATTGGGGGAGCTGGACATCACGGAGCACTGGGACAAGGTTTTTGGTGATTGTTTCCAGAAGGTAGACGACGAGGTGTCGGGGGAAGCGAGCAGGTTCTGCGGTGGCGTCAGCGAGGTCCGGCGCAAGCCTGTTGCGGCTGCCAACGTCGGCTCCACTGCTGTTGTGGCGGTCGTCTGCTCTTCTCATGTCATAATTGCGAACTGCGGGGATTCACGCGTGGTGCTCTGCCGCGGGAAGGAGCCCATGGTTCTGTCCATGGATCACAAA GAAAGATGA
- the LOC101754497 gene encoding LOW QUALITY PROTEIN: KRR1 small subunit processome component (The sequence of the model RefSeq protein was modified relative to this genomic sequence to represent the inferred CDS: inserted 1 base in 1 codon) produces MASDDEANAAAVAAEEDAEAAEGKTWRRKGKHDKPKPWDEDPNIDHWKIEKFDPSWNEGGMLEVSSFSTLFPQYREKYLQESWPIVKGALKEHGISCELNLVEGSMTVSTTRKTRDPFIIIKARELIKLLSRSVPAPQAIKILDDEMNCDIIKIGGLVRNKERFVKRRERLLGPNLSTLKAIEILTGCYILVQGNTVAAMGSYKGRGLKQVRRIVEDCIKNVKHPVYHIKELLIKRELAKNPALATESWDRFLPKFKKKNVKQKKPQTKEKKPYTPXPPPQQPSKIDEELMTGEYFMSEKKKSEKKWQEKLEKQSGKAEENKRKREAAFVPPKENTTGPSESDKTANDNSGIGDLAKSLKKKAKEFRKNEAQENVRVESYLASNEESCPKKEKSTKSK; encoded by the exons ATGGCGTCGGATGACGAAGCGAacgctgcggcggtggcggcggaggaggatgcggaggcggcggaggggaagACCTGGCGGCGGAAGGGGAAGCACGACAAGCCCAAGCCGTGGGACGAGGACCCCAACATCGACCACTGGAAGATCGAGAAGTTCGACCCGTCCTGGAACGAGGGCGGCATGCTCGAAGTCAGCTCCTTCTCCACCCTCTTCCCCCAGTACCGAG AGAAGTACCTGCAGGAGTCGTGGCCGATCGTGAAGGGCGCATTGAAGGAGCACGGCATCTCGTGCGAGCTTAATTTG GTGGAGGGATCCATGACTGTTTCGACCACCAGGAAGACCAGGGACCCCTTCATTATTATAAAGGCCAGAGAACTGATAAAGCTATTGTCCAGGAGCGTCCCTGCACCTCAG GCGATCAAAATTCTCGATGATGAGATGAACTGTGACATTATAAAGATTGGTGGCCTTGTAAGAAATAAG GAACGTTTTGTTAAAAGGAGAGAACGCCTTTTAGGCCCTAATTTATCTACGCTGAAG GCCATTGAGATTTTGACTGGCTGCTACATCTTAGTGCAG GGAAACACAGTTGCAGCCATGGGTTCCTATAAGGGAAGGGGACTGAAACAAGTTAGAAGGATTGTAGAGGATTGCATAAAGAATGTAAAGCATCCAGTGTACCACATCAAG GAACTCCTAATCAAACGCGAGCTAGCCAAAAATCCTGCTCTAGCCACTGAAAGCTGGGATAGGTTTCTCCCCAAGTTCAAGAA GAAGAATGTCAAGCAGAAGAAGCCTCAAACTAAGGAGAAGAAACCATACACAC TTCCGCCACCTCAACAGCCTAGCAAG ATTGATGAGGAGCTTATGACTGGTGAGTATTTCATGAGTGAGAAAAAGAAATCAGAAAAGAAATGGCAAGAGAAGCTGGAGAAGCAATCAGGGAAAgctgaagaaaacaaaagaaagagagaggctGCATTTGTTCCTCCGAAG GAGAACACCACAGGTCCATCTGAATCTGACAAGACTGCCAATGACAACAGTGGGATAGGTGATTTAGCGAAGTCATTAAAG AAAAAAGCTAAGGAATTCAGAAAGAACGAGGCTCAGGAGAATGTCAGAGTGGAATCGTATCTCGCAAGTAATGAAGAATCATGCCCAAAAAAGGAGAAATCAACCAAGTCCAAGTAG